The Brassica oleracea var. oleracea cultivar TO1000 chromosome C6, BOL, whole genome shotgun sequence genome includes a region encoding these proteins:
- the LOC106300007 gene encoding proline-rich receptor-like protein kinase PERK9, translating to MATTPAQPPVSTSPPPPPVVSPPLGSSLPTNNATSPPPSQSPPPATPPPVTPPLTPSPPPPNDAPPPVTTSPPPPPLPKPPETSPPPPQPVIPSPPPSTSPPPPLPSSPPPPSSVPPPRPSPSPPISQRSPPPSSGRPSQSPPPSPPPERPIQSSPPPPSSPSGRPIQSPPPPPPEDTTPPPSDTLPPPTFSPPPPVQDSPSEILVPPGSNNTPQNNLPPSAPDTSNSTHTSGIGTGAVVGISVAAALIVFSLIGLIVWCVRRREKRLSAVSGGYVTPSPMSSSSSRPDAAFFRTQSSAPIVSGKRSGSYFSQSQSGGLGNSRPLFSYEELVKATNGFSQENLLGEGGFGCVYKGVLPDGRVVAVKQLKIGGGQGDREFKAEVETLSRIHHRHLVSIVGHCISDDRRLLIYDYVSNNDLYFHLHASKEVLDWATRVRIAAGAARGLAYLHEDCHPRIIHRDIKSSNILLEDNFDARVSDFGLARLALDCNTHITTRVMGTFGYLAPEYASSGKLTEKSDVYSFGVVLLELITGRKPVDSSQPLGEESLVEWARPLISHAVETEEFDSLEDPKLGGNYVGSEMFRMIEAAGACVRHSAAKRPRMGQVVRALESLSAEDLTNGMRLGESEVFDSAQQSAEIRLFRRMAFGSQNYSTDFFTHSSHNSRDQNV from the exons ATGGCAACAACGCCGGCTCAGCCTCCTGTTTCAACTTCTCCACCGCCTCCACCGGTTGTTTCTCCGCCGTTGGGCAGTTCTCTTCCGACTAACAATGCTACTTCACCACCACCCTCTCAGTCTCCTCCTCCGGCCACACCACCACCAGTGACACCGCCGCTGACTCCATCACCGCCGCCACCAAATGATGCTCCTCCTCCGGTTACAACCTCACCACCACCTCCTCCTCTGCCTAAACCACCTGAGACCTCTCCCCCACCGCCACAGCCAGTGATCCCTTCACCTCCTCCTTCAACTTCACCGCCGCCACCATTGCCTTCTTCCCCTCCACCTCCTTCATCTGTTCCTCCTCCACGCCCTTCTCCTTCCCCACCAATCTCTCAACGCTCTCCTCCACCGTCTTCAGGGCGTCCCTCTCAGTCTCCTCCTCCTTCACCGCCTCCAGAGCGTCCCATTCAGTCTTCTCCACCTCCTCCTTCTTCTCCGTCAGGTCGTCCCATTCAGTCTCCTCCACCACCACCACCAGAGGATACTACTCCACCGCCATCAGATACTCTACCACCACCAACATTCTCCCCTCCTCCTCCTGTTCAAGATTCTCCTTCCGAGATACTTGTACCACCAGGTTCCAACAATACACCTCAAAACAACCTTCCTCCTAGTGCTCCTGATACCTCAAACTCTACTCATACTAGTGGCATTGGTACTGGAGCTGTTGTTGGCATCAGTGTCGCTGCAGCCCTCATAGTTTTCAGTCTTATTGGACTCATTGTCTGGTGCGTGAGAAGACGAGAGAAACGCCTCTCAGCTGTTAGCGGTGGCTATGTCACACCATCACCAATGAGCTCCTCCTCCTCAAGACCAG ATGCAGCTTTCTTTAGGACACAGTCATCTGCACCTATAGTATCCGGAAAGCGTTCAGGGAGTTACTTCTCACAATCACAATCCGGCGGCTTAGGCAATTCAAGACCACTCTTTTCTTACGAGGAACTTGTGAAGGCAACAAACGGATTCTCTCAAGAGAATCTATTGGGCGAAGGTGGATTTGGTTGTGTATACAAAGGGGTGCTACCAGATGGGAGAGTAGTTGCTGTGAAACAGCTTAAGATCGGTGGAGGGCAAGGTGACAGAGAGTTCAAAGCTGAAGTCGAGACGCTTAGCAGAATCCATCACAGGCACTTGGTTTCAATCGTGGGACATTGCATCTCTGATGACCGTAGATTGCTCATTTATGATTATGTCTCTAACAACGACCTTTACTTCCACCTTCATG CATCTAAAGAAGTTCTTGACTGGGCAACGCGTGTTAGAATCGCTGCTGGTGCTGCTCGTGGACTAGCTTACCTCCATGAAGATT GTCATCCTCGTATCATTCACAGGGACATCAAGTCGTCTAACATTCTTTTAGAGGACAACTTTGATGCTCGG GTTTCTGACTTTGGTCTTGCAAGATTAGCTCTTGACTGTAACACTCATATCACCACAAGGGTTATGGGAACATTTGG CTACTTGGCTCCTGAGTATGCATCAAGTGGGAAACTAACAGAGAAGTCTGATGTATACTCCTTTGGAGTTGTTCTGCTCGAGTTAATCACTGGACGTAAACCGGTGGATTCATCTCAACCACTGGGAGAGGAGAGCCTTGTTGAATGG GCAAGGCCTCTGATAAGCCATGCCGTAGAAACCGAGGAGTTTGATTCTTTAGAAGACCCCAAGCTTGGAGGAAACTATGTGGGTTCCGAAATGTTTAGAATGATTGAAGCAGCCGGAGCCTGCGTGCGCCACTCAGCTGCCAAGAGACCTCGGATGGGACAA GTTGTGAGAGCGCTTGAGAGTTTATCTGCGGAAGACCTGACCAATGGGATGAGACTAGGGGAAAGCGAGGTATTTGACTCAGCTCAACAGTCAGCTGAGATCAGATTGTTCAGGAGAATGGCATTTGGTAGCCAAAATTACAGTACAGATTTTTTCACACATAGTAGTCACAACAGCAGAGACCAAAACGTGTAA